One genomic segment of Hordeum vulgare subsp. vulgare chromosome 2H, MorexV3_pseudomolecules_assembly, whole genome shotgun sequence includes these proteins:
- the LOC123427730 gene encoding F-box protein SKIP28-like produces the protein MLPTTATASTPPPPPAPPPGEPHAALFFALGYMRLPELLACLRVCRLLGEAVAGDPLLWRRVAVEPPLSGRVTDDVLLKLTARAEGTLRSLRLSGCVHVSDAGLLRVVERNPSVTEIYVPACTGLTGDGVVKIVQLLHEQKGNISRLRLDGISRMSKHHLDIIMSLICKGNPQGQQDGIPLFYNHRAREALNSNDERPIDVDVCPVCANVRLVFDCTRDDCRKVRDSLWRCRGCYFCFPRCEKCGGCISSEDLDEADLACSDLMCLDCWLTVPKCSTCNRPYCERHENLMVTLSVPGQFSCQRCKELGASHESQEEDY, from the exons ATGCTTCCGACCACGGCGACCGCCTCAACGCCCCCGCCGCCACCGGCCCCGCCGCCCGGCGAGCCGCACGCGGCACTGTTCTTCGCCCTGGGCTACATGCGGCTGCCCGAGCTGCTAGCCTGCTTGCGCGTATGCCGCCTCCTCGGCGAGGCCGTCGCGGGGGACCCCCTCCTGTGGCGCCGCGTCGCGGTAGAGCCGCCGCTCAGCGGCCGGGTGACCGACGACGTCCTCCTCAAGCTGACCGCGAGGGCGGAGGGGACGCTGCGGTCTCTCCGCCTTTCCGGGTGCGTCCACGTTTCCGACGCCGGCCTGCTCCGCGTCGTCGAGCGCAATCCCAGCGTCACCGAG ATTTATGTGCCTGCATGCACAGGCTTGACTGGTGATGGGGTGGTGAAAATTGTTCAGCTTCTGCACGAACAGAAGGGAAATATAAGTCGTCTCCGACTCGATGGTATTAGCAGGATGAGTAAGCATCATCTTGATATTATCATGTCTCTCATATGCAAAGGTAACCCACAAGGGCAACAAGATGGAATCCCACTTTTCTACAACCATAGAGCCCGTGAAGCTCTGAACAGCAATGATGAACGCCCTATTGATGTTGATGTTTGCCCAGTGTGTGCTAACGTCAGGCTTGTGTTTGATTGTACGAGGGATGACTGTAG GAAAGTGAGGGACAGCTTGTGGCGGTGTCGAGGCTGCTACTTCTGCTTTCCTAGATGCGAAAAATGTGGTGGATGTATCAGTTCGGAGGATCTAGACGAGGCTGATCTTGCTTGTTCAGATCTTATGTGCTTGGATTGTTGGCTTACGGTCCCTAAATGCAGCACATGCAATCGGCCTTACTGTGAGAGGCATGAAAATTTGATGGTCACTTTGTCGGTGCCTGGCCAGTTCTCATGCCAGCGTTGCAAAGAGCTCGGTGCATCGCACGAGAGTCAGGAAGAGGACTATTAG